In the Shewanella sp. OMA3-2 genome, one interval contains:
- the fliH gene encoding flagellar assembly protein FliH translates to MTDSKISKKVLNVEDEHEFSHWQLPDVTEDISAKPSNLYGKKEGAYQSSVAVVDNLVSMPTMAQIEEIRADAESEGFEQGKQDGLKQGLEQGRLDGLTQGHEEGFIQGEEQGYEAGMVKATQLIEQLSSLITQFQQPLAILDAEVESEVLAMTLSLAKAVVQQELKMHPEHIAATIRQGVDALPTKEQRVKLRLHPDDVALVMSLYGESQLTKNDWHLESDPSLSVGDVYIDSTRSNVDLRLSQRILQVFGSLDEQSTQLARQVELAKHKDSVYTTSQVDSELPPTADVSRTHDNHQSDNLSDESSTLSESDVTVSSIDDVPEVIPEIPTNAADSTQAVIDENKSDPKIAAPQTNTTSEKASLQSQTAPQSHSKPQSIEAADIAASEHAGAQTTEQGEVDERPPTSVTE, encoded by the coding sequence ATGACTGACTCAAAAATATCCAAAAAAGTGTTAAATGTTGAGGATGAACATGAGTTCAGCCATTGGCAGTTACCGGATGTCACCGAAGATATTTCAGCTAAACCTTCAAACCTGTACGGTAAGAAAGAAGGGGCTTATCAGTCTTCTGTCGCTGTGGTGGATAACCTTGTGTCTATGCCGACTATGGCTCAAATTGAAGAGATTCGAGCTGATGCTGAAAGCGAAGGATTTGAGCAGGGTAAGCAAGATGGACTTAAACAAGGCCTTGAACAAGGACGGTTAGACGGATTAACCCAAGGTCATGAAGAAGGTTTTATTCAGGGAGAAGAGCAGGGCTATGAAGCTGGGATGGTTAAAGCGACACAACTGATAGAGCAATTATCTTCGTTAATCACTCAGTTCCAACAACCTTTAGCTATTTTGGATGCAGAAGTTGAATCAGAAGTGTTAGCGATGACATTGTCGCTTGCCAAGGCCGTTGTGCAACAAGAACTTAAAATGCACCCAGAACATATTGCCGCCACTATTCGTCAAGGTGTCGATGCTCTGCCAACAAAAGAGCAACGCGTAAAATTAAGATTGCACCCGGATGATGTTGCTTTGGTGATGTCTTTATACGGTGAGTCACAATTAACCAAAAATGATTGGCATCTAGAAAGTGATCCAAGCTTATCTGTAGGTGATGTGTATATTGATAGCACACGTTCAAATGTCGATTTACGTTTATCACAACGGATTCTACAGGTATTTGGCAGTCTTGATGAGCAATCAACGCAGCTAGCACGTCAAGTTGAACTGGCAAAACATAAAGATAGTGTTTATACCACCTCACAAGTAGATTCAGAATTACCACCGACTGCCGATGTTAGTCGTACTCACGATAACCATCAAAGTGATAATTTAAGCGATGAATCGTCGACTTTATCAGAGTCAGATGTCACTGTGTCATCAATTGATGATGTGCCAGAGGTGATACCTGAAATACCAACTAATGCAGCTGATTCAACACAAGCTGTTATAGATGAAAATAAATCTGATCCTAAAATAGCAGCGCCGCAGACCAACACAACTTCAGAGAAAGCATCCTTACAATCACAAACAGCACCGCAATCACATTCAAAGCCACAATCTATCGAAGCCGCTGACATAGCTGCATCTGAACATGCCGGCGCGCAAACCACTGAGCAAGGTGAAGTTGATGAAAGACCGCCAACATCAGTTACTGAATAA
- the fliG gene encoding flagellar motor switch protein FliG, with the protein MADNKTDKKEKGEKGGFDSDSITGIEKTAILLLSLSEADAASILKHLEPKQVQKVGMAMAAMDDFGQEKVIGVHKLFLEEIQKFSSIGFNSAEFVRKALTAALGEDKAGNLIEQIIMGSGAKGLDSLKWMDARQVATIIQNEHPQIQTIVLSYLEPDQAAEIFSQFPENTRLDLMMRIANLEEVQPAALQELNDIMEKQFAGQGGAQAAKMGGLKAAANIMNYLDTGVESQIMETMRESDEEMAQQIQDMMFVFENLIDVDDRGIQALLREIQQDVLMKALKGADDALKEKILRNMSKRAAELLRDDLEAMGPIRISEVEVAQKEILSIARRLSDSGEIILGGGGGEEFL; encoded by the coding sequence ATGGCTGATAATAAAACAGATAAAAAAGAAAAAGGCGAGAAAGGCGGTTTTGATTCTGACTCTATAACTGGCATTGAAAAAACGGCAATTTTATTACTGAGTTTAAGTGAAGCCGATGCCGCGTCAATTTTAAAGCACCTTGAGCCAAAACAAGTCCAGAAAGTGGGGATGGCGATGGCGGCAATGGACGATTTTGGTCAAGAAAAAGTCATTGGCGTGCATAAGCTTTTTTTAGAAGAAATTCAGAAGTTCTCTTCAATTGGTTTTAACAGTGCAGAATTCGTACGTAAAGCACTAACGGCCGCTTTAGGTGAAGACAAAGCTGGCAATTTGATTGAACAAATCATCATGGGCAGCGGTGCGAAAGGGTTGGATTCACTTAAATGGATGGATGCACGCCAAGTCGCGACCATTATTCAAAATGAACATCCGCAAATCCAAACGATTGTATTATCCTATCTAGAACCGGATCAAGCTGCTGAAATTTTCAGTCAGTTCCCTGAAAATACTCGCCTTGATTTAATGATGCGCATTGCTAATCTTGAAGAAGTTCAGCCAGCTGCATTACAAGAGTTAAACGATATTATGGAGAAACAGTTTGCTGGACAGGGTGGTGCGCAAGCGGCGAAAATGGGTGGCCTAAAGGCTGCAGCCAATATCATGAACTACTTAGATACGGGTGTCGAAAGTCAAATCATGGAAACCATGCGTGAATCTGACGAAGAAATGGCACAACAAATTCAAGATATGATGTTTGTGTTTGAAAACCTTATTGATGTTGATGATCGCGGTATTCAAGCATTACTACGAGAAATACAACAAGATGTACTAATGAAAGCACTTAAAGGTGCAGATGATGCCTTAAAAGAGAAGATTTTGCGTAACATGTCCAAGCGTGCTGCAGAGCTACTACGTGATGATCTTGAGGCTATGGGGCCAATTCGTATCAGTGAAGTTGAAGTCGCACAAAAAGAAATTTTATCAATAGCCAGACGCTTATCTGATAGTGGTGAAATTATACTGGGCGGCGGCGGTGGCGAAGAGTTCTTATAA
- the fliE gene encoding flagellar hook-basal body complex protein FliE, translating into MQINANPLLQEMQSLRGEIAPSSRSNMGSGISPNLIQQVNNTSGSDFGQLLSQAVGHVSGLQQSSSSLATRLDMGDSTVTLSDTVIAREKSGVAFEATVQVRNKLVEAYKEIMSMPV; encoded by the coding sequence ATGCAGATCAACGCCAATCCATTATTACAAGAAATGCAGTCACTTCGTGGTGAAATAGCCCCTTCTAGCCGTTCGAATATGGGCTCGGGCATTAGCCCTAATTTAATCCAACAAGTAAATAACACCTCTGGGTCAGATTTCGGTCAGTTATTATCTCAAGCAGTAGGTCATGTTAGCGGCTTACAGCAATCATCTTCAAGTTTAGCCACTCGTCTTGATATGGGCGACTCAACGGTGACCTTATCTGACACCGTTATTGCGCGTGAGAAGTCAGGCGTAGCATTTGAAGCGACTGTGCAAGTGAGGAATAAGCTGGTTGAAGCTTATAAAGAAATCATGAGTATGCCGGTATAA
- a CDS encoding sigma-54-dependent transcriptional regulator, whose translation MSEAKLLLVEDDADLREALLDTLLLAHYECVDVSCAEEAILALKAQHFDLVISDVQMEGIGGLGLLTYLQQAQPKLPLLLMTAYATIDSAVSAIKLGAVDYLAKPFAPEVLLNQVSRYLPQKQNTDQPVVADEKSLALLGLAQRVAISDASVMILGPSGSGKEVLARYIHQNSSRKDAPFIAINCAAIPENMLEATLFGYEKGAFTGAYQACPGKFEQAQGGTLLLDEISEMEIGLQAKLLRVLQEREVERLGGRKTIKLDVRVLATSNRDLKAIINSGEFREDLYYRINVFPLTWPALYQRPADILPLARHLLIKHAKAFNINPTPTLGETATRRLLAHRWPGNVRELDNVIQRALILSNGGEINGQDIIIDSADVALHTDVHSIEKTAEVEGLGGELQAQEHVIILETLNQCQGSRKLVAEKLGISARTLRYKMAKMRDAGIQLPV comes from the coding sequence ATGTCTGAAGCAAAACTATTACTCGTTGAAGATGATGCTGATTTACGTGAAGCATTACTTGATACATTATTGTTGGCGCATTATGAATGTGTTGATGTTAGCTGTGCAGAAGAGGCCATTCTAGCGTTAAAAGCACAACATTTTGACTTAGTGATCAGCGATGTTCAAATGGAAGGTATTGGCGGCTTGGGTTTGTTAACCTATTTACAGCAAGCTCAGCCTAAGTTGCCGCTATTGTTGATGACAGCCTATGCCACCATTGACAGTGCCGTAAGTGCAATTAAATTGGGGGCTGTTGACTATTTAGCTAAACCATTTGCACCTGAAGTATTACTCAATCAAGTATCAAGATATTTGCCACAAAAACAGAATACTGATCAACCTGTTGTTGCGGATGAAAAAAGCCTTGCGTTACTAGGGCTCGCTCAACGTGTGGCAATATCAGATGCTTCAGTGATGATTTTGGGCCCCAGCGGTTCAGGTAAAGAAGTATTAGCCCGTTATATCCACCAAAATAGTAGTCGTAAAGATGCGCCCTTTATTGCTATTAACTGTGCAGCAATTCCTGAAAATATGCTCGAAGCGACTTTGTTTGGTTATGAAAAAGGCGCTTTTACTGGCGCATACCAAGCCTGTCCTGGAAAATTTGAGCAGGCTCAAGGCGGTACTTTACTGTTGGATGAAATTTCAGAAATGGAAATAGGCTTACAAGCAAAGTTATTGCGGGTTTTGCAAGAGCGCGAAGTGGAACGATTAGGTGGTCGTAAAACGATTAAACTTGATGTGCGTGTATTAGCTACCTCAAATCGTGATTTAAAAGCTATTATCAATTCAGGTGAATTTAGAGAAGACTTGTATTATCGAATTAATGTGTTTCCGTTAACATGGCCGGCACTTTATCAACGCCCTGCCGATATTTTACCTTTAGCCAGACATTTACTGATTAAACATGCTAAAGCATTTAATATAAATCCTACTCCTACCTTAGGTGAAACAGCGACTAGACGATTATTAGCTCATCGTTGGCCAGGTAATGTACGTGAGTTGGATAATGTTATTCAAAGGGCGCTTATTTTAAGCAATGGTGGTGAGATCAACGGCCAAGATATTATTATTGATTCGGCTGATGTCGCTTTGCACACTGACGTTCACAGTATTGAAAAAACAGCTGAAGTTGAAGGCCTAGGCGGTGAATTACAAGCGCAAGAGCATGTGATTATTCTTGAAACCCTAAACCAATGTCAGGGTAGTCGAAAACTTGTCGCTGAGAAGTTAGGCATAAGTGCACGCACTTTGCGTTATAAAATGGCTAAAATGCGTGATGCAGGCATTCAATTACCGGTATAG
- a CDS encoding sensor histidine kinase, which translates to MLIAHAVTQQNSTDFQQTQYSLPQSAVASLRVDTSAEYLHDSKLTRSQFAHVKEAANMSNQMAHILQALPSGVVIIDGDGVVTLANPMAAELLGRPLQGLRWFDIINRAFSPQDDDGHEVSLKNGRRVKLAITPLTPEPGQLIVLTDLTETRLLQKNISHLQRLSALGKMVATLAHQIRTPLSAALLYASNLGSAKLAEPSRTRFQSKLVDRLNELERQVNDMLLMAKGRQDAKADEVAVSDIISIVMANCEVIANKKSCEIFQQCSTEATLFANRDALSSAVNNLVMNSIEAGANKIKICASEIEGNIVIDVIDNGKGLDPQMQQQVLEPFFTTKAQGTGLGLAVVQSVVRNHGGNIQLSCKPQMGCQVRLSFPMSKDAILNSQSQGDHHV; encoded by the coding sequence ATGCTAATTGCACACGCTGTAACCCAGCAAAATTCAACAGATTTTCAGCAAACTCAATATTCGCTGCCACAATCTGCTGTTGCTTCATTGCGAGTGGACACCTCAGCAGAATATCTTCATGACAGTAAGTTGACCCGAAGTCAGTTTGCTCATGTGAAAGAGGCAGCTAATATGTCAAATCAAATGGCGCACATTCTTCAGGCACTACCATCTGGCGTGGTTATTATTGATGGTGATGGCGTGGTGACACTCGCTAATCCTATGGCGGCTGAGCTACTTGGCCGACCGCTGCAAGGGTTACGTTGGTTTGATATTATTAATCGTGCTTTCTCTCCTCAAGATGATGACGGCCACGAAGTGTCATTGAAAAACGGACGTCGAGTTAAATTGGCGATTACGCCATTAACACCAGAGCCTGGACAGTTAATTGTATTAACGGATCTCACTGAAACCCGTTTATTACAGAAAAACATATCCCACTTACAGCGTTTATCGGCGCTTGGCAAAATGGTGGCGACTTTAGCTCATCAAATTCGTACACCGCTATCAGCTGCGTTACTTTATGCCTCAAATCTAGGCTCTGCTAAACTAGCAGAGCCTTCCCGAACTCGTTTTCAATCAAAATTGGTTGATCGCTTAAACGAATTAGAGCGTCAAGTAAACGACATGCTTTTGATGGCCAAAGGGCGTCAGGATGCTAAAGCCGATGAGGTAGCTGTATCTGATATTATCAGTATTGTGATGGCCAATTGTGAAGTGATTGCCAACAAAAAATCCTGTGAAATATTTCAGCAATGCTCCACAGAGGCGACTTTATTCGCTAATCGTGATGCGTTAAGTTCTGCGGTGAATAATTTAGTGATGAATAGTATTGAGGCCGGTGCAAACAAAATTAAAATTTGCGCTTCTGAAATTGAAGGTAATATCGTTATTGATGTGATTGATAATGGTAAAGGGCTTGACCCTCAAATGCAGCAACAAGTACTTGAGCCTTTTTTTACCACTAAAGCACAGGGGACTGGATTGGGGTTAGCTGTGGTGCAATCTGTGGTGCGTAATCATGGTGGGAACATTCAATTGTCATGTAAACCGCAAATGGGCTGTCAGGTGCGATTAAGTTTTCCGATGTCTAAAGATGCGATATTGAATAGTCAGTCGCAAGGGGACCATCATGTCTGA
- a CDS encoding sigma-54 dependent transcriptional regulator, with translation MMQIEQRILIVGTLSERVTRLCCIFEFLGEQCDIVTVDALLPLIEESRYRAIVIASDVIGLDSVKNIVAIAPWQPLLLLGNTAIEASSILGVIDEPINYPQLTELLHFCQVFGQAKKEQAPASGNQTKLFRSLVGRSQGIANVRHLISQVASSDATVLVLGQSGTGKEVVARNIHYISERRDGPFIPVNCGAIPPELLESELFGHEKGSFTRAISSRKGRFELAEGGTLFLDEIGDMPLQMQVKLLRVLQERVFERVGGSKTIKTDVRVVAATHRDLETMISENEFREDLYYRLNVFPIEMPALSERRDDVPLLLQELVSRVFNEGRGKVRFTQRAIESLKEHAWSGNVRELSNLVERLTILFPGGLVDVNDLPHKYRYIDVPEYCVEISEEQLERDALASIFSDDEPIELPDTRFPTELPPEGVNLKDLLAELEIDMIRQALELQDNVVARAAEMLGIRRTTLVEKMRKYGMGKE, from the coding sequence ATGATGCAAATTGAACAACGAATTTTAATTGTCGGTACCCTCTCTGAGCGTGTAACACGCCTGTGCTGCATTTTTGAATTCTTAGGTGAACAATGTGACATTGTAACCGTTGACGCTTTGTTACCTTTAATAGAAGAATCAAGATATCGCGCCATTGTTATAGCGTCTGATGTGATAGGGCTCGACAGCGTTAAGAATATTGTAGCAATCGCGCCTTGGCAGCCTTTATTACTATTAGGCAATACAGCGATTGAAGCATCCAGCATTCTTGGTGTAATAGATGAGCCTATTAATTACCCACAATTAACTGAGTTACTGCATTTTTGTCAGGTATTCGGTCAAGCCAAAAAAGAGCAAGCTCCTGCGAGTGGTAATCAAACTAAACTATTTAGAAGCCTTGTTGGCCGCAGCCAGGGCATCGCTAATGTGCGCCATTTAATTAGCCAAGTGGCAAGTTCAGATGCTACGGTTTTAGTACTAGGACAATCTGGTACCGGTAAAGAAGTGGTTGCGCGCAATATTCATTACATATCTGAACGTCGTGACGGGCCATTTATCCCAGTTAACTGTGGTGCTATTCCGCCAGAACTGCTTGAAAGTGAGCTATTTGGTCATGAGAAGGGATCTTTTACCAGGGCAATATCATCCCGCAAAGGTCGTTTTGAATTAGCTGAAGGTGGCACGCTATTTCTGGATGAAATAGGCGACATGCCACTACAAATGCAAGTGAAGCTATTACGTGTTCTGCAAGAGCGAGTTTTTGAGCGTGTTGGCGGCAGTAAAACCATTAAGACCGACGTGCGTGTGGTCGCTGCAACACATCGCGATTTGGAAACCATGATTTCAGAAAATGAATTCCGTGAAGATTTATATTATCGCTTGAATGTATTTCCAATTGAAATGCCGGCATTGTCTGAGCGCCGTGATGATGTGCCTTTGCTATTACAGGAATTGGTCAGTCGAGTCTTTAATGAAGGCCGAGGTAAAGTCAGGTTTACCCAGCGTGCTATTGAGTCATTAAAAGAACATGCTTGGTCTGGAAACGTACGTGAATTATCTAATTTAGTTGAACGACTGACTATTTTATTCCCAGGTGGATTAGTTGATGTAAACGACTTGCCACATAAATATCGATATATTGATGTACCAGAATACTGTGTTGAGATAAGTGAAGAGCAATTAGAGCGTGATGCATTAGCATCTATTTTTAGTGATGATGAACCTATTGAGCTTCCTGACACACGTTTTCCTACAGAGTTACCGCCAGAAGGAGTTAACCTTAAAGATTTACTGGCTGAGCTTGAAATAGATATGATCCGTCAGGCGTTAGAATTACAAGATAATGTGGTTGCTAGAGCCGCTGAAATGCTGGGTATTCGTCGCACTACACTTGTAGAGAAAATGCGAAAGTACGGTATGGGTAAAGAATAG